From Microtus pennsylvanicus isolate mMicPen1 chromosome 10, mMicPen1.hap1, whole genome shotgun sequence, one genomic window encodes:
- the Tnni1 gene encoding troponin I, slow skeletal muscle, with translation MLKSLMLAKAKECWEQEHEEREAEKVRYLAERIPTLQTRGLSLSALQDLCRELHAKVEVVDEERYDIEAKCLHNTREIKDLKLKVLDLRGKFKRPPLRRVRVSADAMLRALLGSKHKVSMDLRANLKSVKKDDTEKERPVEVGDWRKNVEAMSGMEGRKKMFDAAKSPTSQ, from the exons ATGCTGAAG AGCCTGATGCTGGCCAAGGCCAAGGAGTGCTGGGAGCAGGAACATGAGGAGCGAGAAGCCGAGAAGGTGCGCTACCTAGCGGAGCGCATCCCCACGCTGCAGACCAGAGGCTTGTCCCTCAGCGCCCTGCAG GACTTGTGCCGAGAGCTACACGCCaaggtggaggtggtggatgagGAGCGATACGACATTGAGGCCAAATGCCTCCACAACACGAGGGAG ATTAAGGACCTGAAGCTGAAGGTCCTGGACCTCCGTGGGAAATTCAAGCGTCCACCCCTGCGCCGGGTCCGTGTCTCAGCCGACGCCATGCTCCGAGCCTTATTGGGCTCCAAGCACAAGGTCTCCATGGACCTACGGGCCAACCTCAAGTCTGTGAAGAAAGACGACACAGAGAAG GAGCGACCAGTGGAGGTGGGAGACTGGAGGAAGAATGTGGAGGCCATGTCTGGCATGGAAGGCCGCAAGAAGATGTTTGATGCTGCCAAGTCCCCGACTTCACAGTAG